The following coding sequences are from one bacterium window:
- a CDS encoding OmpA family protein, whose translation MSHRIQRNLIICLTTAFLLLPLLSMAGESRRQQYQLGDNTERIFIQGIRPMGMGGAFIAVANDENAMFYNPAGLARLNYWRFTFPDYALGWDTKSFDNLSYLLSNTGAFTEFMDGGTMSPETIDAIDQLSNTRMHFNLNTSIKYIQPNFGSGIWIFTDMALETGAILLPEASWNLRAGLIETFAWGWGWDIPKFGYLAGGFTIKATQLIRSYEENRNVLDMDDIETEQLWGGGLDIGMLYQPTDEISVALVVADIYTRMLDEVMVPNFKLGFAYEPWYLNFEDLATVLAVDVVELNWQGDNEWKNTANNATAINFSKFRVGVEFLLSGLVALRGGLYQGYPTAGISLVTSFINVDWAYYGKELGSYPGQSPEWNHQLSIDWHTGGLVAPPATMTATPTATATVTPTVTVTPTKRPTPQPTLTGKIPKLRGKFIGFTGTITIIPKVVDDIGEVQSWNLKITDRRGKIKKSYRGRGFPDQSFVWNGKYKKKRVSSKSQYPYALTLKSAEGSKVVKGTVVIVDTIPKLYTSKNYEVYPDKVYFSIRRPVKNTKNWKLDIFDAANNMVRSYQTQEEMFKAFAWDSKDENGTVVPNNGTYRYEFTYIDEYDNQILIADKIRPVKGQVYPNENRTTLKVGGILFSTGKAYLTAEMFDKVIKGAYLVQDETNSECVLEGHTDSTGSKKMNMKLSLVRAESARRFLVDQQGVPDYQLGIKGWGPTKPIATNRTKSGRKKNRRVEIIIRIPQ comes from the coding sequence ATGTCACACCGCATACAACGAAATCTGATTATTTGTTTAACCACTGCCTTTTTATTGTTACCGCTTCTGAGCATGGCAGGTGAGTCCCGTCGTCAGCAATATCAGCTGGGGGACAATACAGAGCGTATTTTTATTCAGGGCATCCGGCCCATGGGGATGGGCGGCGCCTTTATCGCGGTTGCCAATGATGAAAATGCCATGTTCTACAATCCGGCCGGTTTGGCACGTCTGAATTATTGGCGTTTTACTTTTCCTGATTATGCGTTGGGCTGGGATACGAAGTCTTTTGACAACCTATCGTATCTTCTCTCAAATACGGGAGCATTTACTGAATTTATGGATGGCGGGACGATGTCGCCAGAGACGATTGATGCGATTGATCAGCTCTCCAATACGCGTATGCATTTCAATCTCAACACCAGTATTAAGTATATCCAACCTAATTTTGGTTCGGGAATCTGGATTTTTACGGATATGGCGTTGGAGACCGGCGCGATTTTATTACCTGAGGCGAGCTGGAACCTGCGTGCCGGGCTCATTGAGACGTTTGCCTGGGGATGGGGATGGGATATTCCTAAGTTCGGTTATTTGGCGGGTGGTTTTACCATTAAAGCGACACAACTTATCCGTTCCTATGAAGAAAATCGTAATGTGCTGGATATGGATGATATTGAGACGGAACAGCTCTGGGGTGGTGGACTCGATATTGGTATGCTGTACCAACCCACCGATGAGATCTCCGTTGCGTTGGTGGTGGCGGACATTTACACCCGCATGCTGGATGAAGTCATGGTTCCAAATTTCAAGCTTGGTTTTGCTTATGAACCCTGGTATTTAAATTTTGAAGACTTGGCAACTGTTTTGGCAGTGGATGTTGTCGAGCTTAACTGGCAGGGGGACAATGAGTGGAAAAATACCGCCAACAATGCGACGGCGATTAATTTTTCGAAATTTCGTGTGGGTGTGGAATTTCTGTTATCCGGTTTAGTTGCGTTGCGCGGCGGTCTTTACCAAGGGTATCCAACGGCCGGCATATCGCTGGTCACCAGTTTTATCAATGTTGATTGGGCATATTATGGCAAGGAACTGGGGAGCTACCCGGGGCAGAGCCCGGAGTGGAACCATCAGCTTTCCATTGACTGGCATACCGGAGGCTTGGTGGCGCCGCCGGCGACCATGACCGCGACCCCGACCGCGACTGCGACGGTGACGCCAACCGTGACAGTTACACCGACCAAACGGCCGACACCGCAGCCCACCTTGACAGGCAAGATTCCCAAGCTGCGCGGAAAGTTTATCGGCTTTACCGGGACCATTACCATTATTCCCAAAGTGGTGGATGATATCGGTGAAGTGCAATCTTGGAACCTTAAGATCACCGACCGGCGCGGTAAAATCAAAAAATCATATCGAGGCCGCGGATTCCCGGACCAGTCTTTTGTCTGGAATGGTAAGTATAAAAAGAAACGGGTTTCTTCCAAGAGCCAGTATCCCTATGCCCTGACCCTGAAAAGCGCGGAAGGCTCCAAAGTGGTCAAAGGGACGGTTGTGATTGTGGATACGATTCCTAAATTGTATACCAGTAAAAACTATGAGGTTTATCCGGACAAAGTCTATTTTTCGATTCGTCGACCTGTGAAAAATACCAAGAACTGGAAGTTGGATATTTTTGATGCGGCCAATAATATGGTGCGCTCCTACCAGACCCAGGAGGAAATGTTTAAAGCCTTTGCCTGGGATTCCAAGGATGAAAACGGGACCGTGGTGCCCAATAACGGCACGTATCGTTATGAGTTTACCTATATTGATGAATATGACAATCAAATTTTAATTGCGGATAAAATTCGGCCGGTGAAAGGCCAGGTATATCCCAATGAAAACCGGACAACCCTGAAAGTGGGGGGGATTCTCTTTAGTACCGGCAAGGCTTATCTAACTGCGGAAATGTTTGACAAGGTCATCAAAGGTGCTTATCTGGTTCAGGATGAAACCAATAGTGAATGTGTACTGGAAGGACATACCGATTCGACCGGATCAAAAAAAATGAATATGAAACTTTCGCTGGTGCGTGCAGAGTCGGCCAGACGTTTCCTGGTGGACCAGCAGGGTGTGCCGGATTATCAGCTGGGGATCAAAGGTTGGGGGCCGACCAAACCGATTGCCACCAACCGGACTAAATCAGGGCGCAAGAAAAATCGGCGGGTTGAAATTATTATTCGGATACCACAGTAA